One genomic window of Candidatus Nanohalobium constans includes the following:
- a CDS encoding fibrillarin-like rRNA/tRNA 2'-O-methyltransferase yields MQESQTKIYRKQNKIYTKNADSGEKVYGEQLLTEEGKQYRNWQPSRSKAGAAVMKGVNLGISHDDEVLYLGAASGTTVSHFSDIVQEGFIYAVEYSDTVIKKLVELAEKRENIAPILGDARKPEEYEEMVQGEVDVVFQDISQSDQPEIFLKNAEKFLKPNGIGLIAIKAHSISTSKEESKIFEEVKEKLTQKFEIKKEKMLEPYEKNHLFLKMRYKQ; encoded by the coding sequence ATGCAAGAATCTCAAACCAAGATATACAGAAAACAGAACAAAATATACACAAAAAATGCGGACTCAGGCGAAAAAGTATATGGAGAACAACTACTAACTGAAGAAGGAAAACAGTATAGGAACTGGCAGCCAAGCCGTTCAAAAGCAGGAGCAGCAGTAATGAAAGGAGTTAACCTGGGTATAAGTCACGATGATGAAGTACTTTATCTTGGTGCTGCCTCGGGAACGACCGTTTCACACTTCTCAGACATAGTTCAGGAAGGATTTATCTATGCAGTCGAATACAGCGACACAGTAATCAAAAAACTTGTTGAACTAGCGGAAAAAAGAGAAAACATAGCTCCAATACTCGGAGACGCCCGCAAACCAGAAGAATACGAAGAAATGGTTCAAGGAGAAGTAGATGTTGTCTTCCAAGATATCTCCCAAAGCGACCAACCTGAAATCTTTCTAAAAAATGCTGAAAAATTCCTGAAACCGAACGGGATAGGACTGATAGCAATTAAAGCACACTCGATCTCAACAAGCAAGGAAGAAAGCAAAATATTTGAAGAAGTAAAAGAAAAACTAACTCAGAAATTCGAAATCAAGAAGGAAAAAATGCTTGAACCATACGAGAAAAACCACTTATTCCTGAAAATGCGTTACAAACAGTGA
- a CDS encoding adenylyltransferase/cytidyltransferase family protein encodes MAQGTFDIIHPGHLHYLKKSAELGEKLTVVIARDSRVKERKDLVFTEEERRELVDSLEMVDKAVLGNKGDIYSTVEKINPDTITLGYDQKHDEEEVKKMAENATNHEVEVKRISGFQNYSSSNIKK; translated from the coding sequence ATGGCGCAAGGAACCTTCGATATAATACATCCTGGTCACCTACACTACCTAAAGAAATCTGCAGAACTCGGTGAAAAACTAACTGTAGTTATAGCTCGAGACTCACGGGTGAAAGAGAGAAAAGACCTGGTATTCACTGAGGAAGAGCGTAGAGAATTAGTTGATTCGCTGGAAATGGTTGACAAAGCCGTACTAGGAAATAAAGGCGACATCTACTCAACTGTGGAAAAGATCAATCCAGACACAATAACACTTGGCTACGACCAGAAACACGACGAAGAAGAAGTCAAAAAAATGGCAGAAAACGCAACAAACCACGAAGTCGAAGTAAAAAGGATTTCAGGGTTTCAAAACTACTCCTCATCAAACATCAAAAAATAA
- a CDS encoding PKD domain-containing protein — MVFIQLSSEIVPVFNSRIGQTSVEYLTTYGWMIAAVTIVGGTMYTQVDYGSGCQLQSTDFSPPFPVIDNLYQYENNTVFMTVQNPQDKDVRIQDVSILSEGERKASFEVNKELNGQSTTSVTTNQFNNTEECQTLQTEITYTTNSLQNLTTKGKITGKLDLVPLAAVMQIQPAFADPKEQITFNASESEGTNTISNYKWDFGDGNTSEKPVAQHNYSKAGVYTVELTVEDSEGLKTTKTTQVYIGGVIRKGGGSLTKLGTSNTIASTCIGDKCSNTTQPEDEVVTTNGDHMTGPLVTQKIILLDSKTCITSQRSLDADQGCKTVSKGESQPLSESSYKLDGSLKVPQIISNNTLCIGPETNC, encoded by the coding sequence GTGGTTTTTATTCAACTGTCTTCAGAAATAGTACCTGTGTTCAACTCCCGTATAGGACAGACCAGCGTAGAATACCTAACCACCTACGGATGGATGATCGCAGCCGTCACAATCGTAGGAGGAACAATGTACACACAGGTAGACTACGGAAGCGGCTGCCAACTACAAAGCACAGACTTCAGCCCCCCATTCCCAGTAATAGACAACCTATACCAATATGAAAATAATACAGTGTTCATGACGGTGCAAAACCCTCAAGACAAAGATGTAAGAATACAAGATGTAAGCATTCTATCCGAAGGAGAAAGAAAAGCATCATTCGAAGTCAACAAAGAACTCAACGGACAATCCACCACCTCAGTAACAACAAACCAGTTCAACAACACGGAAGAATGCCAAACACTCCAGACAGAAATCACATACACCACAAACTCATTACAGAACCTGACAACCAAAGGAAAGATAACCGGAAAACTCGACCTAGTACCTTTAGCAGCAGTAATGCAAATACAACCAGCCTTCGCAGACCCAAAAGAACAAATAACATTTAACGCATCAGAATCAGAAGGCACAAACACCATCAGCAACTATAAATGGGATTTCGGAGACGGAAACACTTCAGAAAAACCAGTAGCACAACACAACTACAGCAAAGCCGGTGTTTACACAGTAGAACTAACTGTAGAAGACTCAGAAGGACTAAAAACAACAAAAACAACCCAGGTCTACATCGGAGGAGTAATCAGAAAAGGAGGGGGCAGCCTAACAAAACTAGGAACATCAAACACAATAGCATCAACATGCATAGGAGACAAATGCAGCAATACGACCCAGCCAGAAGATGAAGTCGTCACAACAAACGGAGACCATATGACAGGACCATTAGTTACACAAAAAATAATTCTGCTTGACTCAAAAACATGCATAACCTCACAGAGGTCGTTAGACGCAGATCAAGGCTGCAAAACAGTTAGTAAAGGAGAATCACAGCCTTTATCCGAATCCAGCTACAAACTGGATGGAAGCCTAAAAGTACCTCAAATAATCTCTAACAACACTCTATGCATAGGACCCGAAACCAACTGCTGA
- a CDS encoding HD domain-containing protein — translation MKIDDRVYGEKTIEEDVLIELIESNPVQRLKSISQSGPQPFFIDKRLMTRFEHSLGVMILLREHGASLEEQIAGLLHDVPHTAFSHLVDFAFDNEDHDYHDNFLEEVVMGSEIPEILRKHGLDVDYILDEDSFGLLERDSPDLCADRIDYFLRDSKAYGGWDVGEFVDALDTEEGMFVLTDKDVAVEYGLKFIEADENWWANPRESALNKVFGQVINEALEKEIIEEEDLFGTDEELLEVLKNSENDLIQEKLDALEGGFEIVVGADNPDFTVYPKPRFVDPPVIANQSICKASDFSEKLETRIKEHRNEVESGYSIKLK, via the coding sequence ATGAAAATTGATGACCGAGTCTATGGGGAGAAAACAATTGAGGAAGATGTTTTAATCGAATTGATTGAATCTAATCCTGTTCAGCGTTTGAAGAGTATCAGCCAGTCTGGTCCGCAGCCGTTTTTTATTGATAAGAGGTTGATGACTCGGTTTGAGCATTCTCTTGGCGTTATGATTCTGCTTAGGGAGCACGGTGCTAGTTTGGAGGAGCAGATTGCTGGTCTGCTTCATGATGTGCCGCATACTGCGTTTTCGCACCTAGTTGATTTTGCTTTCGATAATGAAGACCACGATTATCACGACAATTTTCTAGAGGAAGTGGTAATGGGTTCTGAGATCCCTGAAATATTGAGAAAGCATGGTTTGGATGTTGATTATATTTTGGATGAAGATAGCTTTGGTCTGTTGGAGAGAGACTCTCCTGACCTGTGTGCCGACAGGATCGACTATTTCTTGCGTGATTCTAAAGCTTATGGAGGCTGGGATGTCGGAGAATTTGTTGATGCTCTTGATACCGAAGAAGGCATGTTTGTCTTGACTGACAAGGATGTTGCTGTTGAGTATGGTTTGAAGTTTATTGAGGCTGATGAGAACTGGTGGGCGAATCCACGCGAATCGGCATTGAACAAGGTCTTCGGTCAGGTGATAAATGAAGCTCTTGAAAAAGAGATAATTGAGGAAGAGGACCTGTTTGGAACCGATGAAGAACTGCTTGAAGTTCTAAAAAATAGTGAAAACGATTTGATCCAAGAAAAACTGGATGCCTTGGAGGGCGGATTCGAAATTGTTGTCGGAGCAGATAATCCTGATTTCACAGTTTATCCTAAGCCTCGTTTCGTTGATCCTCCTGTAATTGCAAATCAATCTATCTGTAAGGCTAGCGACTTCTCAGAGAAATTGGAAACGCGAATTAAGGAGCATAGGAACGAAGTCGAATCCGGGTATAGTATTAAGTTGAAGTAA
- a CDS encoding NOP5/NOP56 family protein — MDKEEIRKKALKDTREELEEIDKIKLLMKAVKTLDQLQNNQYKEMESFRDWYNVHFPELEQEIEDDSHLLKILSDTIEKDNLDAFSELAESSTGMHLEKEDKQILEQFATSLNSKQEFITDLEDYVEKIAKQEMQNLSILLGPVLAARITHLAGGLENLAKKPASTIQMLGAEKALFRFLREGGNPPKHGVLFKHEYVSPLHPDKRGKMARFLANKAAIAARLDQYGDKNKGEDLREECREKYEEVEQE, encoded by the coding sequence ATGGATAAAGAAGAGATAAGGAAAAAAGCTCTCAAAGATACGAGAGAAGAACTTGAAGAAATTGATAAAATCAAACTATTGATGAAGGCAGTTAAAACACTAGACCAGCTGCAGAACAACCAGTACAAGGAAATGGAATCCTTCAGAGACTGGTACAATGTGCATTTCCCGGAGCTGGAGCAAGAAATAGAAGACGACAGCCATTTACTTAAGATACTTTCCGATACCATCGAGAAAGATAATCTAGACGCATTCAGCGAACTAGCTGAATCCTCAACAGGTATGCACCTAGAAAAGGAGGACAAACAGATACTTGAACAGTTTGCTACTTCTCTCAACAGCAAACAAGAATTTATCACGGATTTAGAGGACTATGTTGAGAAGATAGCTAAACAGGAAATGCAGAACCTTTCAATACTGCTTGGACCGGTACTTGCCGCTAGGATAACACATCTGGCAGGGGGGCTGGAAAACCTGGCGAAGAAACCTGCCTCCACAATACAAATGCTTGGCGCAGAAAAAGCATTGTTCAGATTCCTAAGAGAAGGAGGAAACCCTCCAAAACACGGTGTGCTCTTCAAACACGAATACGTAAGCCCACTACACCCAGACAAAAGAGGAAAAATGGCAAGATTCCTTGCAAATAAGGCGGCAATAGCAGCACGACTAGACCAGTACGGAGACAAAAACAAAGGAGAAGACCTGAGAGAAGAATGCAGGGAAAAATACGAGGAAGTAGAACAGGAGTAG